The proteins below come from a single Rosa rugosa chromosome 2, drRosRugo1.1, whole genome shotgun sequence genomic window:
- the LOC133728067 gene encoding uncharacterized protein LOC133728067, protein MSANGGKKLIVVWDPDHWVPSDKTVSKKFTSEIGITIRGYAPVCYGGWSKIKPDTKRKLREKLETLFEVDLHHPKVLAYVDGIMATAYTQFKWRLHNHYKESRTYERARAKLPDPDLWNSRPLEHWHWLCDNLYSNEGYMEVCATNAQNRDQQESTHRGGAMPFIQHALQAAKECGKPVSFIDNYENMYQDAEHKWVSEAKRVRHEKMKQKREDVKAKLIEEAPEGTPIESIEVALNDEIAIIVEECGRKGGKVQGLGAFPRLDISSSSSSSMLINSEWNEMKGNLQKLTSTVSCLESENAKLKSMLRAIFSKLNGSDDINCDVDDSSAQETDGIEGTDDFSND, encoded by the exons ATGTCAGCAAATGGAGGGAAGAAATTGATTGTGGTTTGGGATCCAGATCATTGGGTTCCTAGTGATAAGACAGTTAGTAAAAAGTTCACTTCTGAAATTGGAATTACTATTCGAGGTTATGCTCCAGTATGTTATGGAGGGTGGTCTAAGATAAAGCCTGATACTAAGAGGAAATTGCGGGAGAAGTTGGAG ACCCTTTTTGAGGTTGATCTCCATCATCCAAAAGTTCTTGCATATGTGGATGGAATAATGGCTACAGCATACACTCAGTTTAAATGGAGATTGCATAATCACTACAAGGAGAGTAGAACATATGAACGGGCACGAGCCAAGTTGCCTGACCCAGACCTTTGGAATAGTAGACCTCTAGAGCATTGGCATTGGTTGTGCGATAATCTTTATAGCAATGAGGGATATATG GAGGTCTGTGCTACTAATGCTCAAAACCGAGATCAACAGGAAAGTACCCATCGGGGTGGTGCAATGCCATTTATTCAGCATGCTTTGCAAGCAGCAAAG GAATGTGGTAAGCCTGTATCATTTATAGACAATTATGAAAACATGTATCAGGATGCAGAGCATAAGTGGGTTAGTGAGGCTAAACGAGTGAGACAT GAGAAAATGAAGCAGAAGAGGGAAGATGTCAAGGCAAAGCTCATTGAAGAGGCACCAGAAGGTACTCCTATTGAATCAATAGAAGTGGCATTGAATGATGAGATTGCAATTATTGTTGAGGAGTGTGGGAGAAAAGGTGGCAAGGTTCAAGGTTTAGGTGCTTTCCCTCGCTTGGATatctcgtcttcttcttcttcttcaatgctaATAAATTCTGAGTGGAATGAGATGAAAGGTAATCTACAAAAGCTTACATCCACTGTAAGTTGCTTGGAATCTGAGAATGCAAAGTTGAAATCTATGTTGCGAGCAATATTTAGCAAATTGAATGGGAGTGATGACATTAATTGTGATGTTGATGATAGCTCTGCTCAAGAAACTGATGGTATTGAAGGAACTGATGACTTCTCTAATGACTAG